One window of the Trifolium pratense cultivar HEN17-A07 linkage group LG2, ARS_RC_1.1, whole genome shotgun sequence genome contains the following:
- the LOC123906755 gene encoding MLP-like protein 423 — MAALRGKLEVDIELKSNADKYWNIISDTTTIFPKAFPHDYKSIEVLSGDGRSAGSIRHFTYAEGSLLAKSSTQRTDAIDDEKKTLTYSIIEGDLLQYFSKFQAHVAVIPVGEGTEVKWTAEFTKVKHDIPDPTIVKDFAVKNFIEVDDYIQQNA, encoded by the exons ATGGCTGCTCTTCGTGGTAAGCTAGAGGTAGACATTGAACTCAAGTCTAATGCTGACAAGTACTGGAATATCATAAGCGATACTACAACTATTTTCCCTAAGGCCTTCCCACATGACTACAAAAGCATTGAAGTCCTTTCTGGTGATGGTAGATCTGCTGGTTCTATCCGCCACTTCACTTATGCTGAAG GTTCACTACTTGCGAAATCATCGACACAAAGGACTGATGCTATTGATGATGAAAAGAAGACACTAACCTATTCTATAATTGAAGGGGATCTCCTCCAGTACTTCAGTAAGTTTCAGGCACACGTTGCTGTAATACCTGTTGGAGAAGGGACTGAGGTGAAATGGACTGCTGAATTTACTAAAGTCAAGCATGATATTCCTGATCCAACTATTGTCAAAGATTTTGCAGTCAAGAACTTCATTGAGGTTGATGACTATATTCAACAAAATGCATAG